One Cicer arietinum cultivar CDC Frontier isolate Library 1 chromosome 8, Cicar.CDCFrontier_v2.0, whole genome shotgun sequence DNA segment encodes these proteins:
- the LOC101498351 gene encoding uncharacterized protein codes for MAGREVREYTNLTDPKDKKLGKGKDKIDDEDVTFQRMVAKMQEVAGERGGYLHGRGALDSDDLLYLKEQMEAEEDAERLLRRTEKRAFAAFKRAASLADSSPASIPLPLRVEPKPKSGIRQHDLLKKVVEIKPKRPRSESNKPTQAPSNAPVMNCERDNFKDNEQSLSKSKKVEEHPSSGSHEGEVKTKVDNNSAGGLLGLAYASSDDDDEE; via the exons ATGGCAGGAAGAGAAGTTCGAGAATACACCAATCTCACTGACCCAAAAG ATAAGAAATTGGGTAAAGGAAAAGATAagattgatgatgaagatgttaCTTTTCAACGTATGGTTGCAAAG ATGCAAGAGGTTGCTGGGGAGCGTGGAGGTTATCTTCATGGGCGAGGCG CGTTGGACAGTGATGATCTACTATATCTCAAGGAGCAAATGGAAGCGGAGGAGGATGCAGAGCGCCTCCTGCGTCGCACTGAAAAACGAGCATTTGCTGCTTTTAAG AGAGCGGCAAGTTTAGCAGATTCTTCGCCTGCATCGATACCATTACCGTTACGTGTTGAGCCAAAGCCAAAGAGTGGGATCAG GCAGCATGATCTGCTGAAAAAAGTTGTGGAGATTAAACCTAAGCGGCCAAGGTCCGAAAGCAATAAGCCAACACAAGCACCTAGTAACGCTCCTGTTATGAATTGCGAGCGTGATAATTTCAAAGACAATGAGCAATCTTTGTCCAAATCAAAGAAAGTTGAGGAACACCCTTCGTCAGGGTCGCATGAAGGAGAAGTTAAAACTAAGGTTGACAATAACTCTGCCGGGGGATTACTGGGTCTGGCATATGCAAGTTCAGATGATGATGACGAAGAATGA